The Lycium barbarum isolate Lr01 chromosome 12, ASM1917538v2, whole genome shotgun sequence genome includes a region encoding these proteins:
- the LOC132623172 gene encoding pentatricopeptide repeat-containing protein At1g30610, chloroplastic: MVAIILTEALFGASSCTDFNGVFGSNYLRCPCFSSRFSLSETPFLEISLGKKKVKKQKRIVACSLDNGIVDREELEFKPSFNEYLKAMESVKEKKQRDSVIRRNKSEEKDKLESVRRKDSEEKGKFDSVRRKESEAKGKFDSVRRKESEAKGKFDSVRRKESEAKGKFDSVRRKESEEKGKFGKSEKEKYEGVGVVKEKGSGGKLEFRMVKNQKRESIISKERHVDEMVSMEREAFKSMDGDAYDKPRVTKAEMEERIQKLAKCLNGADIDMPEWMFSQMMRSAQIKFSDHSILRIIQILGRLGNWRRVLQVIEWLRSRERFKSHKLRYIYTAALDALGKARRPVEALNLFHAMQEHISSYPDLVAYRCIAVTLGQAGHMKELFDVIDTMRSPPKKKFKTNIIEKFDPRLEPDVVVYNAVLNACVRRKSWEGAFWVLQQLKLRDQQPSITTYGLVMEVMFECGKYNLVHDFFKKMQKSCVPNALTYKVLVDTLWKEGKTDEALLAVKDMEGRGIVGTASLYYDLARCLCSAGRCEEALMQMEKICKVATKPLVVTYTGLIQACLDSGDIQSGAYIFNHMHQFCSPNLITYNIMLKAYLDGGMFEEAKQMFFKLLDNGNSISNKLDGKDKVFPDVYTFNLMLDAWAAGKKWDDLEFAYSHMLKYGHHFNAKRHMQIVLDSCRAGKVELLEATWKDLARADRVPPVPLVKEMFRMQLERGNVAAALACVADYPSAESQAFSTKFWMNFFVENSDRLSDATFFRLLQEVSQVARNDGRILNNLMASCKEFLRTRSAKVDRVHSEKALVC, encoded by the exons ATGGTGGCAATTATCTTAACAGAAGCTCTATTTGGAGCTTCTTCTTGTACTGATTTCAATGGAGTTTTTGGTTCAAATTACCTTCGTTGCCCTTGTTTTTCATCAAGATTTTCACTTTCTGAGACACCCTTTTTGGAAATTTCTTTgggaaaaaaaaaggtgaagAAACAGAAGAGGATAGTTGCTTGTAGCTTAGATAATGGGATAGTTGATAGAGAAGAGCTTGAATTCAAGCCTTCATTTAATGAATATCTGAAAGCTATGGAGTCTgtgaaagaaaagaaacaaaggGATAGTGTTATTAGAAGAAACAAAAGTGAAGAAAAGGATAAACTTGAGAGTGTTAGAAGAAAGGACAGTGAAGAAAAGGGTAAATTTGATAGTGTTAGAAGAAAGGAAAGTGAAGCAAAGGGTAAATTTGATAGTGTTAGAAGAAAGGAAAGTGAAGCAAAGGGTAAATTTGATAGTGTTAGAAGAAAGGAAAGTGAAGCAAAGGGTAAATTTGATAGTGTTAGAAGAAAGGAAAGTGAAgaaaagggaaaatttggaaagtCTGAGAAGGAGAAATATGAAGGAGTTGGAGTTGTGAAAGAGAAGGGTAGTGGTGGGAAATTGGAATTTAGAATGGTGAAGAATCAGAAAAGAGAGAGCATAATAAGTAAGGAAAGGCATGTTGATGAGATGGTGAGCATGGAAAGAGAAGCTTTTAAGTCAATGGATGGAGATGCTTATGATAAGCCAAGAGTTACTAAGGCTGAGATGGAAGAGAGAATCCAAAAGCTTGCAAAGTG TCTAAATGGTGCAGACATTGACATGCCTGAGTGGATGTTCTCTCAAATGATGCGAAGTGCTCAGATTAAATTCTCAGATCATTCTATCTTGAGGATTATCCAAATATTGGGCAGATTGGGAAATTGGAGACGGGTGCTGCAAGTCATTGAGTGGCTTCGTTCACGTGAACGCTTCAAGTCGCACAAGTTAAG ATATATTTACACAGCTGCACTGGATGCATTGGGGAAGGCAAGGAGGCCAGTGGAAGCACTAAACTTGTTTCATGCAATGCAG GAGCACATATCATCGTATCCAGACCTTGTGGCTTACCGTTGTATTGCTGTCACTCTTGGGCAAGCAGGACATATGAAGGAACTATTTGACGTCATCGATACCATGCGATCACCACCCAAAAAGAAGTTCAAGACTAATATTATTGAGAAGTTTGATCCACGGCTTGAGCCGGATGTTGTTGTCTATAACGCT GTGCTAAATGCCTGTGTCCGCCGTAAAAGCTGGGAGGGTGCCTTTTGGGTACTGCAACAGCTAAAGCTCCGGGACCAGCAGCCCTCAATAACAACATATGGATTAGTCATGGAG GTCATGTTCGAATGTGGCAAATACAATTTGGTTCATGATTTTTTCAAGAAAATGCAAAAGTCATGCGTTCCCAATGCTTTAACCTATAAAG TTCTTGTGGATACTCTTTGGAAGGAAGGAAAAACAGACGAGGCCTTACTGGCTGTAAAAGACATGGAAGGACGGGGAATCGTGGGTACTGCCAGTTTGTATTATGACCTTGCTCGTTGCCTTTGTAGTGCAGGGAGGTGTGAAGAAGCGCTGATGCAA ATGGAAAAAATATGCAAAGTTGCTACCAAGCCTCTAGTGGTGACTTACACTGGTCTAATTCAAGCCTGTCTGGACTCTGGAGACATTCAGAGTGGAGCATACATCTTCAACCACATGCACCAGTTTTGCTCCCCAAATTTGATTACTTACAATATAATGCTAAAAGCTTATCTAGATGGTGGGATGTTTGAAGAAGCAAAGCAAATGTTTTTCAAGTTATTGGATAATGGTAACTCTATTAGCAATAAATTGGACGGCAAGGATAAAGTTTTTCCGGATGTCTACACATTCAACTTGATGCTGGATGCATGGGCTGCTGGGAAGAAATGGGATGATCTCGAGTTTGCCTACTCACATATGCTGAAATATGGACACCACTTCAATGCAAAACGTCACATGCAGATAGTACTAGACTCCTGCAGGGCTGGAAAG GTGGAATTATTAGAAGCAACATGGAAGGACTTGGCTCGGGCTGATCGGGTTCCGCCAGTGCCACTAGTCAAAGAAATGTTCCGCATGCAGCTTGAAAGAGGCAACGTTGCTGCAGCCTTGGCTTGTGTTGCTGATTATCCTTCTGCTGAGTCGCAGGCATTTTCTACcaagttttggatgaatttttTTGTGGAAAATTCTGACAGATTATCAGATGCTACTTTTTTCAGATTGCTACAGGAGGTGAGCCAGGTTGCCAGAAATGACGGCAGAATACTTAACAATCTGATGGCTTCTTGTAAAGAATTTTTGAGAACTAGATCAGCAAAAGTTGATAGAGTTCATAGTGAAAAAGCTCTAGTTTGTTAA